TCCGCCGAAATCGATGGCTGCTCCAATACCGTTCTGTTTTTGAAAATTGTGCTTCCGCTCTCTGCTCCGATCATCGCGGTCATGGCCCTTTATTATGGGGTGACTCACTGGAACAGTTACTTTAGTGCGATCATTTACTTGAAGGACCGCAGCTTGTATCCGCTTCAATTAATATTGCGTGAAATCCTCGTACAGAATCAGATGAACGATACGATGCTGATGACTGGAGACGACATGGAAGCGATGGCCAAACAGGCCCGGATTGCCGACATCATCAAGTATGCCGTCATGATCGTGTCCAGCTTGCCGATTATCGTCATCTATCCGTTTATGCAGCGCTTTTTCATGAAAGGTGTGCTGATTGGCTCCGTCAAGGGGTAACGGGACATCTGGAATTTCACAATGATCAACAATATAAGCTCATAGAGAGGGGAAATAAAGAAATGAAAAAATGGTTAAAAGGCAGTTTCTGTATCATTATTAGCAGCGCAATTCTGTTAGCCGGGTGCAGCACGGGCAATAAAACGAATCATGCTGGGAATGAAAGTGGGGGAGAACCGAAAAATTTCAATACTAGCGGCTACCCGATTGTAGGTGAGAAAATCACGTTGACGATGATGGGGGCGAAAGCGGCCATTCACGGGCCTTGGGAGGACATGGTATTATTTAAGGAAATGGAAGAAATGACAAATATCCATTTTAATTTCAATACACCTCCAGCAGCTAACTATCAAGAGGCTAAGAATTTGGCGTTCGCAAGCCAGCAATTGCCGGATGTGTTTTTCAACGCTGGTCTTACACCTGACGATGAAGTTACATACGGCAGCCAAGGTTATCTGGTTCCGCTGGAAGGATTGATCGAGGAGTACGCGCCGAATTTCAATAAACTCATGAAGGATAATCCGGATATCAAAAAGTCGATCACCACCGTGGACGGGCATATCTACTCCCTTCCGCTCATTATCGATGAGCCTCGTGCGTTCGTTCCGAGCAGATTGTGGCTGAACGGGGACTGGATGGAGAGTTTGGGGATTACAACGGAGCCAACGACTACGGATGAACTGTATGAGCTGCTGAAGCGGTTCAAGAACGAAGACCCCAACAAGAACGGCAAAAATGACGAAATTCCGATATCCAGTGAGAAACTGGGAGGCTTCCAGAGCGTGCTGCTGCCAGCATTCGGCTTGCTTGGCCGTGAAGTGGAGGTAAAGGACGGGAAGGTCCGCTTTAATCCGGTGCAGGATCAGTACAAGGAATATCTCACTTACTTAAACAAACTGTTCACAGAGAAGCTGATGGATGAGGAAACCTTTGTACAGACGTCCCAGCAAATGACGGCCAAAGGCAATTCGAACCAAATCGGTGCTTTCCCACATTCATCTCCAGATCTCGTCCTGAAGGTGGATAAACCGGAAGACAATTTGAAGCACCCCATGCTTGGGACGCTGACCAGTCCGGTCAACAGCGAGAAGCTGGCGATGAAATCATCGAAAATTCGCCGCGGTACATTCGCGATTACGAGTCAGAATAAGTATCCTGAGGCAACGATGCGGTGGGTCGATTATTTGTACTCCTCCGAAGGCAGCAAGCTCGGGATTTACGGAAACAGCATCAAATGGCTGGATGACGCCAAAACGAAGTGGGAGTTCGATTTTCCTGAAGGAATGAACAGTGAGGAATATCGGGCGAAGTTAACCCCGGACTGTGGCGGACAGCTGCCATTGATCAAGGAAAGAAAATTTGACGCTATGCGTGATAACGGCAAAGGGCCGGATTATAACAAAATGGTGGATGAGAAGTTGAACCCTTATGCGGTTCAGGCATACCCCGATGTGTATTTCAGCAATGATGAGCAAAAAAGGCTGAATATCATTAAGACGGACATTAAAACCTATGTCGATCAAATGGAAGCGAAGTTTGTCGTTGGCCAGGAGCCGCTCACGAAGTGGGACGATTATGTGAAGATGATTAACAAGATGGGTCTGGATGAAATGCTGAAGATCTATCAGGATGCCTATGACCGCTGGAACAAGTCGGAATAATTAGGATGAAGAACCGTGATTCATGATTTTATTTCAGGTTAATTTATTTAGTGTCACGGAAGTATTTCCATACCGGATTGGCTACCATAAGGCTAGTCGAGTGCGATCGGCACCCGCATTATAAAATGACTACCATTCTGGAGGGATAAACATATTTCACTATACGGTAGAAACGGATAAGTCAGTAGACGATGCCATTGCTGCATTGGAACAAGCGTTGGCCGAAGAGAAGTTCGGTGTGCTATGGCGATTCAGCATTCAAGACAAATTGAATGAGAAGGGCATCGAGTTTGATCAGAAGTACGAAATACTGGAGGTATGCAATCCGGTTGAGGCGAAAAAAGTGTTGAGCGAGAATGACTTGGCCGGGTATTTCCTGCCTTGTAAAATCGCCGTTTATGAGTTGGAAGGGGGAACGAAGATCGGACTCCCGAGACCCACGGCGCTTATTGGCATGGTGGAGAATGAATCCTTTGAATCCCTGCGGGGCATTGCCCAGGATGTGGAGAAACGGCTTATCGCTTGTATCGATAATAGCAAATAAATTCTCGCATTTGGCGTGAGTGAAAAAGGATGCCGGCACGTTTGTGCTCTGAACGATCAAGTTGATTACATCCATGGCATTTTACAGAAGAGGCCACCTTC
Above is a window of Paenibacillus sp. FSL K6-1330 DNA encoding:
- a CDS encoding extracellular solute-binding protein; the protein is MKKWLKGSFCIIISSAILLAGCSTGNKTNHAGNESGGEPKNFNTSGYPIVGEKITLTMMGAKAAIHGPWEDMVLFKEMEEMTNIHFNFNTPPAANYQEAKNLAFASQQLPDVFFNAGLTPDDEVTYGSQGYLVPLEGLIEEYAPNFNKLMKDNPDIKKSITTVDGHIYSLPLIIDEPRAFVPSRLWLNGDWMESLGITTEPTTTDELYELLKRFKNEDPNKNGKNDEIPISSEKLGGFQSVLLPAFGLLGREVEVKDGKVRFNPVQDQYKEYLTYLNKLFTEKLMDEETFVQTSQQMTAKGNSNQIGAFPHSSPDLVLKVDKPEDNLKHPMLGTLTSPVNSEKLAMKSSKIRRGTFAITSQNKYPEATMRWVDYLYSSEGSKLGIYGNSIKWLDDAKTKWEFDFPEGMNSEEYRAKLTPDCGGQLPLIKERKFDAMRDNGKGPDYNKMVDEKLNPYAVQAYPDVYFSNDEQKRLNIIKTDIKTYVDQMEAKFVVGQEPLTKWDDYVKMINKMGLDEMLKIYQDAYDRWNKSE
- a CDS encoding DUF302 domain-containing protein; the protein is MFHYTVETDKSVDDAIAALEQALAEEKFGVLWRFSIQDKLNEKGIEFDQKYEILEVCNPVEAKKVLSENDLAGYFLPCKIAVYELEGGTKIGLPRPTALIGMVENESFESLRGIAQDVEKRLIACIDNSK